The following are encoded in a window of Terriglobia bacterium genomic DNA:
- the glmS gene encoding glutamine--fructose-6-phosphate transaminase (isomerizing): MCGIVGYIGKRDAVPVLIDGLKRLEYRGYDSCGIASFMDGSLSIARSTGRIHALEEKIGTIQTVPAGLQYGIGHTRWATHGRPTEENAHPHRDCTGRFIVVHNGIIENYFELKERLIREGHVFKTATDTEVIPHLIEAHFTGSLESAVAAATRELEGIYGLVVVSTEDPDKIVVTRNGPPIVIGLGHEENFIASDIPALLPFTRDVLFLNDSEMAIVRQDEVEIRSLDGHRIRREATRISWSAESAEKDGYPHFMLKEIFEQPEAIRNTLRGRITKNYDVVLEPEIGPADLFSFIERIRIVACGTSLHAGLIGKFLIEHLAGIPVDIDYASEFRYRNPRIGSREMVIAITQSGETADTLAAIEEARAKGSFVMSICNVSGSMAARQSDSVLYTHAGPEIAVASTKAFSTQVAALNLLALFLGRLRSTLDDEAVRAQAKAMCQIPDLIGRFLERSGGIKQLAEQFADRSDFLFLGRGVNYPVALEGALKLKEISYIHAEGYPAGEMKHGPIALIDARLPVVTLAPRDPLYKKMMSNIEEVKGRDGVVIAVVTEGDTSVSAKADHIIEVPATSPLLNPFLTSIPLQLLAYEIALLRGCDVDRPRNLAKSVTVE; encoded by the coding sequence ATGTGTGGAATTGTCGGGTATATCGGAAAGAGAGATGCGGTGCCGGTGCTCATCGACGGGCTCAAACGGCTGGAATATCGTGGATACGATTCCTGTGGCATCGCATCATTCATGGACGGTTCCTTGTCGATCGCGCGCTCGACAGGGCGGATCCATGCGCTTGAAGAGAAAATCGGAACCATCCAGACCGTACCCGCCGGCCTGCAATATGGCATCGGGCATACGCGGTGGGCCACCCACGGCAGGCCGACCGAAGAAAACGCACATCCTCACCGGGACTGCACGGGACGTTTTATCGTTGTCCACAATGGCATTATCGAAAACTATTTCGAACTGAAAGAACGCCTTATTCGTGAGGGGCACGTCTTCAAAACCGCTACCGACACCGAAGTCATCCCGCATCTGATCGAGGCCCATTTCACGGGCTCTCTGGAATCTGCGGTCGCTGCGGCCACCCGCGAATTGGAAGGAATCTACGGTCTGGTGGTGGTGTCCACCGAGGATCCCGACAAGATCGTGGTCACGCGAAATGGCCCTCCGATCGTTATCGGCCTCGGCCATGAGGAGAACTTCATCGCCTCCGACATCCCCGCGCTGTTGCCGTTCACCCGCGACGTTCTATTTTTGAACGATTCGGAAATGGCCATTGTGAGGCAAGACGAGGTCGAGATCCGATCTCTCGATGGCCATCGCATTCGCCGTGAGGCCACGCGCATTTCCTGGTCGGCCGAGAGTGCCGAGAAGGATGGCTATCCGCATTTCATGCTGAAGGAGATTTTTGAACAACCGGAAGCCATCCGGAACACGCTCAGAGGACGCATCACCAAAAATTATGATGTCGTGCTGGAGCCCGAAATCGGGCCCGCCGATTTGTTTTCGTTCATCGAGCGGATACGGATTGTTGCCTGCGGTACATCCTTACATGCGGGTCTTATCGGAAAGTTTCTGATCGAACACCTCGCCGGCATACCGGTGGATATCGACTATGCCTCGGAGTTCCGCTACCGGAACCCCCGGATCGGTTCGCGCGAGATGGTGATCGCGATAACGCAATCGGGCGAGACGGCCGACACGCTTGCGGCAATCGAGGAGGCGAGGGCCAAGGGTTCGTTCGTCATGTCCATTTGCAACGTCAGCGGCAGTATGGCCGCCCGGCAATCGGACAGCGTCCTGTACACGCATGCCGGACCGGAGATCGCCGTCGCATCCACCAAGGCATTCAGTACACAAGTGGCAGCCTTGAACCTTCTGGCGCTGTTTCTTGGGCGCCTGCGCTCCACGCTGGATGACGAAGCGGTCCGCGCGCAGGCCAAGGCCATGTGTCAGATCCCGGATCTTATCGGACGGTTCCTGGAACGGTCCGGTGGAATCAAACAATTGGCGGAACAATTTGCCGACCGCTCGGATTTTCTGTTCCTTGGACGAGGCGTGAATTACCCGGTCGCGCTTGAAGGCGCCCTGAAACTCAAGGAGATCTCGTATATCCATGCCGAGGGATATCCCGCCGGAGAGATGAAACACGGCCCCATCGCGCTGATCGACGCCAGATTGCCCGTTGTCACGCTGGCGCCGCGCGACCCGCTTTACAAGAAAATGATGTCGAACATCGAGGAAGTCAAAGGCCGGGATGGCGTCGTGATCGCGGTGGTTACCGAGGGCGACACGTCGGTATCCGCAAAAGCCGACCACATCATTGAAGTGCCGGCGACATCTCCATTGCTGAACCCATTTTTGACTTCGATTCCGCTGCAGCTGCTCGCATATGAGATCGCCCTGTTGCGGGGTTGCGATGTGGACCGGCCGCGGAATCTGGCAAAAAGCGTCACGGTGGAGTGA
- a CDS encoding UPF0175 family protein produces MRIEIELPEDVVHSLQEKWGDLSQYAMEILAVEGYRSGTLSPDQLHRMLSLRTTREVEAFLKKRGAL; encoded by the coding sequence ATGAGGATAGAAATCGAATTACCGGAAGACGTTGTGCACTCCCTGCAGGAAAAGTGGGGAGATCTCTCACAGTACGCCATGGAGATTCTTGCTGTGGAGGGATACCGGTCGGGCACTCTCAGCCCGGATCAATTGCACCGGATGCTGAGCCTTCGAACCACTCGCGAAGTGGAAGCCTTCCTGAAGAAGCGCGGCGCGCTTTAA
- a CDS encoding DUF1778 domain-containing protein, which produces MEVLRLAARDRETFVNALLMAPLPSPRLRQAAARYKKILSTAK; this is translated from the coding sequence ATGGAGGTTTTGAGATTAGCTGCGAGAGATCGGGAGACTTTCGTCAATGCCCTCCTCATGGCGCCGCTTCCGTCTCCGAGGCTGCGTCAGGCTGCTGCTCGGTATAAGAAGATACTGAGCACTGCCAAGTGA
- a CDS encoding tetratricopeptide repeat protein has product MFEAGSLLIALFLAFQYQVTGQITAPAGTVFRPVQIESIDHKIVKYDNVNKKGNFSFKVPEGQYKITITTENGLVDTRTIEVRDSFANENFEIPIKISLLDTLKSPEPANKAETLPADVSSKAADEFQHAIDAKGNAKKAREHLERALAISPKYPAALDALGKIDVQQKQFGTAAERFQKAIDLNPNFYPAHVDLGGVLLAMGDYDRALVENSKAVEMQPGDSVAQSQLGQVLFRLNKYGDALQHLEIAKQLDPMSYTLPGLYIAQIHQARGENAEAVAAYKDFLKDHPGHELTGSIQNEIIFLEKQGGK; this is encoded by the coding sequence ATGTTCGAGGCGGGTTCCCTTTTAATCGCGCTGTTTCTCGCGTTTCAATATCAGGTCACGGGCCAGATCACGGCGCCGGCGGGCACGGTTTTCCGGCCGGTTCAGATCGAGTCGATCGATCACAAGATCGTGAAGTATGACAACGTCAACAAAAAGGGGAATTTCTCGTTCAAGGTTCCGGAAGGCCAGTACAAGATCACCATCACCACCGAGAACGGCCTGGTGGACACCCGCACCATTGAAGTGCGGGATTCGTTTGCAAATGAGAATTTCGAGATTCCCATCAAAATCTCGCTGCTGGATACCCTGAAGTCTCCGGAGCCGGCGAATAAAGCGGAAACACTGCCGGCAGATGTTTCCTCGAAGGCGGCCGACGAGTTCCAACATGCGATCGACGCGAAAGGCAATGCCAAGAAGGCCCGGGAACACCTCGAGCGCGCGCTCGCCATCTCGCCGAAGTATCCGGCGGCGCTCGATGCCCTGGGAAAGATCGATGTGCAACAGAAACAATTCGGCACCGCGGCCGAACGGTTCCAGAAGGCCATCGACTTGAACCCGAACTTTTATCCTGCCCACGTGGATCTTGGCGGAGTCCTGCTGGCCATGGGCGACTACGACCGGGCGCTGGTCGAGAATTCAAAGGCTGTGGAGATGCAGCCGGGAGACAGCGTCGCGCAGTCGCAACTGGGACAGGTACTCTTCCGTCTCAACAAATACGGGGACGCGCTGCAACACCTGGAGATCGCAAAACAGCTCGATCCCATGTCTTACACACTGCCCGGCCTGTACATCGCGCAGATTCATCAGGCGCGGGGGGAAAATGCGGAGGCTGTCGCGGCGTACAAGGACTTCCTGAAGGACCACCCGGGGCACGAACTCACGGGTTCCATCCAGAACGAGATCATTTTTCTCGAAAAACAGGGCGGAAAATAA